CTTCTGTAAAAATTAAAACTGATTCTCCTTCTATTTCTACTTTAGGTTCTCAAAAAGCAGGCTGGTCTGTATCTGTTGGAGATTTCTTTGCTTTAGGTTCAGGTCCTGCAAGAGCTATTGCTAAAAAACCAGCTGAAACTTATGAAGAAATTAATTATGAAGATAGTGAAGCTGATTTAGCTATTTTAACTTTAGAAGCTGATGTATTGCCTGGTGATGATGTTGCTAAATACATTGCTGATGAGTGTAATGTTGATGTTAAAAATGTTTATTTACTTGTAGCTCCTACTTCATCTCTTGTTGGTTCTATTCAAATTTCTGGTAGAGTTGTTGAAAATGGAACTTATAAAATGTTAGAAGCTATTAAATTTGATGTAACAAAAGTTAAACATGCAGCAGGTATTGCTCCTATTGCTCCTGTTGATCCAGATGGGTTAAAAGCAATGGGTAAAACCAATGATGCAGTTTTATTTGGTGGAAGAACATATTATTATGTAGAATCTGATGAAAATGATGATATTGCAGATGTTGCATCTAAATTACCATCTTCAGCAGCTGATGGGTATGGAAAACCGTTCTTTGATGTATTTAAAGAAGCTGAATTTGATTTCTATAAAATTGATAAAGGAATGTTTGCTCCTGCAGAAGTTGTCATTAATGATTTAACTACTGGTAAAATTTATAAAGAAGGATTTGTAAATGTTGATTTACTTAAAAAATCCTTTGGTGTTGATGAATAAATATTCATCATTTATTATTTTTTTTAAAAAACAATTTAATTACTTTTAAATACTCCTTTTATCAAATATAAATTCATCTTTTAAATAAAAGGTGATAATTATGAACATAAGTGATATGTTAGGAGATTCTTTTAGATATGCAATTTCAGATTATAAAAAATTTTTAATTTTTGGAATAATTGTTTTACTAGGAAATTTATACTCTGTTTTTCAAAATTGGAGTTTAAATGGTGCTATTCTACTTATAGGATCTATTGTTAGTTTAATTTTTATATTTGTAGTAATAGGTTATCTCATTGCTGTCAAGCTAAGGTTTTCAATATCTTATTTTTTTTAATTTTTGCCTTGTTTTATTTAAATTTTTTGTTTAATATTTTTGTTTCTTTTATATAAACTTTTAATTTACTTATATCTAATTTTAAGTATTTTTAATAGTTAGTTTTATTAATTAGTAATTATAAATATTTATTTAACAATATTAGTTTATTTTAACTGATTATAGTTGGATTAAGGAGTTGTTCTGTCATGGTTTTTGAAAATTTAGTTTGTGGAAAATTAGGAAATTTTAATAATTTTGTAAACAGAAAATATTTATTAAGTGGATGTTGCATTTACTCGGAAAGGAAAATTAAGTTTATCTTCAGTGATTAAATTTCCTTTATGTAATCATAAAAAAAACGACTTCTTTGGAGATAAATCGTTTTTTAAGAACAAAAACAAAAGATAGGGGTGTTAGAATTAGTAAACAAGCAGTTTCGGAAAAAAATGCAATTCATAGATCCACAAGTTTATATATGACATGAATGATGATTTAGTTTCGAGTATTTATGATCAAAATTAGATGAAATGCCTTTATTTAAAGGATTGCACGTATGTGCAATTGATTCATCGATT
This genomic window from Methanobrevibacter oralis contains:
- the mch gene encoding methenyltetrahydromethanopterin cyclohydrolase; this encodes MVSVNLEAKKTVDVMIEKADELNIEIVTLDNGATVLDCGVNVDGSFKAGELYTKVCLGGLADVGISIPGDLSEKFALPSVKIKTDSPSISTLGSQKAGWSVSVGDFFALGSGPARAIAKKPAETYEEINYEDSEADLAILTLEADVLPGDDVAKYIADECNVDVKNVYLLVAPTSSLVGSIQISGRVVENGTYKMLEAIKFDVTKVKHAAGIAPIAPVDPDGLKAMGKTNDAVLFGGRTYYYVESDENDDIADVASKLPSSAADGYGKPFFDVFKEAEFDFYKIDKGMFAPAEVVINDLTTGKIYKEGFVNVDLLKKSFGVDE